Proteins encoded together in one Streptomyces umbrinus window:
- a CDS encoding LacI family DNA-binding transcriptional regulator produces MDYRTGQRIVAETARRTESRYGNRPTMKDVAARAGVGLKTVSRVVNGEPGVTPDTERRVQEAIDALGFRRNDSARVLRKGRTASIGLVLEDLADPFYGPLSRAVEEVARAHGALLINGSSAEDPDREQELVLALCARRVDGLVIIPAGDDHRYLEPEIKAGVATVFVDRPAGQIDADVVLSDSFGGARDGVAHLIAHGHRRIGFIGDMPRIHTSAERLRGYRAAMEDAGIPVEDAWMSLGVTDPQRVRKAAEDMLSGPSPVTAIFAGNNRVTVTAVRVIAEGSRPVALVGFDDIELADLLQPGVTVVAQDAAQLGRTAAERLFRQLDGSLVLPERIELPTRLITRGSGELPPSG; encoded by the coding sequence ATGGACTACAGGACAGGACAGCGCATCGTGGCCGAGACCGCCCGCCGAACCGAGAGCCGCTACGGCAACCGTCCCACGATGAAGGACGTCGCGGCGCGTGCCGGAGTCGGCCTGAAGACGGTATCGCGTGTAGTCAACGGCGAGCCAGGAGTCACCCCGGACACCGAGCGCCGGGTGCAGGAGGCGATCGACGCGCTGGGCTTCCGGCGCAACGACAGCGCTCGGGTGCTCCGCAAGGGGCGTACGGCGAGCATCGGCCTCGTACTGGAGGATCTGGCGGACCCGTTCTACGGCCCGCTGAGCCGGGCGGTCGAGGAAGTGGCCCGCGCCCATGGCGCCCTGTTGATCAACGGCTCCAGCGCCGAGGACCCGGACCGCGAGCAGGAGCTGGTCCTCGCGCTGTGCGCGCGTCGCGTGGACGGGCTCGTGATCATCCCGGCCGGTGACGACCACCGCTATCTGGAGCCCGAGATAAAGGCGGGTGTCGCCACGGTCTTCGTGGACCGCCCCGCCGGACAGATCGACGCGGACGTCGTGCTCTCCGACAGCTTCGGCGGTGCGCGCGACGGCGTCGCCCACCTCATCGCGCACGGCCACCGCCGGATCGGGTTCATCGGTGACATGCCGCGCATCCACACCTCCGCCGAGCGTCTGCGCGGCTATCGCGCCGCCATGGAGGACGCCGGTATTCCGGTGGAGGACGCCTGGATGTCCCTGGGCGTCACCGACCCGCAGCGGGTGCGCAAGGCGGCCGAGGACATGCTTTCTGGCCCCTCCCCCGTCACGGCGATCTTCGCGGGCAACAACCGTGTGACGGTCACGGCCGTGCGCGTCATCGCCGAGGGTTCCCGCCCGGTGGCCCTGGTCGGTTTCGACGACATCGAGCTCGCCGACCTCCTCCAGCCCGGGGTCACCGTCGTCGCCCAGGACGCCGCGCAGCTCGGCCGCACCGCCGCGGAGCGCCTCTTCCGTCAGCTCGACGGCTCGCTCGTCCTTCCCGAACGCATCGAACTCCCGACGCGTCTGATCACCCGCGGCTCGGGCGAACTGCCGCCCTCGGGCTGA
- a CDS encoding ROK family protein: MHTDLVAALDIGGTKIAGALVDGHGRILLRAQRPTPAQEGGETVMAAVDAVLGELTVSPLWSRATAIGIGSAGPVDASAGTVSPVNVPGWRDYPLVERVRAATAGLPVELIGDGVAITAAEHWQGAARGHDNALCMVVSTGVGGGLVLGGQLHPGPTGNAGHIGHISVELNGDRCPCGSRGCVERIASGPNIARRAIEGGWQPGVEGDTSAAAVAAAARAGDPVAVASFERAAQALAAGIAATATLVEIDIAVIGGGVGKAGDVLFTPLRAALRDYATLSFVQRLTVTPAQMGTDAGLVGAAAAALSRRSSATTAVVGG, from the coding sequence ATGCACACCGACCTCGTGGCCGCGCTCGACATCGGCGGCACCAAGATCGCCGGAGCGCTGGTGGACGGCCACGGCCGGATCCTGCTGCGCGCCCAGCGGCCGACGCCCGCGCAGGAGGGCGGCGAGACCGTCATGGCGGCCGTCGACGCCGTGCTCGGCGAACTGACCGTCTCGCCGCTGTGGAGCCGCGCCACGGCCATCGGCATCGGCAGCGCGGGCCCGGTGGACGCCTCGGCGGGCACCGTGAGCCCTGTGAACGTGCCCGGCTGGCGCGACTACCCCCTCGTCGAGCGGGTCCGGGCCGCCACGGCAGGGCTGCCCGTCGAGCTGATCGGCGACGGAGTGGCGATCACCGCGGCCGAGCACTGGCAGGGCGCGGCCCGCGGACACGACAACGCGCTCTGCATGGTCGTCTCGACCGGTGTCGGAGGCGGTCTCGTCCTGGGCGGACAGCTGCACCCCGGACCCACCGGCAACGCCGGTCACATCGGCCACATCAGCGTGGAGCTCAACGGCGACCGCTGCCCGTGCGGGTCCCGCGGCTGTGTCGAGCGCATCGCGAGCGGCCCGAACATCGCGCGCCGCGCCATCGAGGGCGGCTGGCAGCCCGGGGTGGAGGGCGACACCTCGGCGGCCGCCGTGGCCGCCGCCGCCCGCGCCGGCGATCCCGTCGCGGTGGCGTCCTTCGAGCGTGCCGCCCAGGCCCTGGCCGCCGGAATCGCGGCGACCGCGACGCTGGTGGAGATCGACATCGCGGTGATTGGCGGGGGAGTGGGGAAGGCGGGTGACGTCCTGTTCACGCCGCTGCGTGCCGCGTTGCGCGACTACGCAACCTTGTCGTTCGTGCAGCGGCTCACTGTGACGCCTGCGCAGATGGGGACGGATGCGGGGCTTGTGGGTGCGGCGGCCGCTGCGCTCAGCCGTAGGTCGAGCGCCACCACGGCGGTGGTTGGCGGCTGA